The genomic interval CGATCCCGTCCGCTTCGATAAACCCATCGTAGCCGTTGCGAATTCCCAACACTTCGCTGTCGTATTCATAAATAGCGGTCTTCACCGCCGCGCGGATGACCGCGTTAAGCCCTGGCGCGTCGCCGCCGCCTGTGAGGATTCCGATTCGCTTCATTGATTGTCTCCTATAACGCCAATGATACTCCAGAGTTCAATACGAACTGAACGCGAATTGCGTAAAAAGGTTATTGTTCCGGGTGACCATGATTGCCGGCATCCTACCGGCAACTTCAGTCCCTTCTCCCGCAAAAAACGACTGAAGTCGTTACTACGGCAAACCGCTTTACGTGACTCCGAATACAATTCGCGCAATTCGCTCATTTGCGGCATTCGCGTTAAGAATATTCCAACTTTGCGCAAGCCATGCAAAACCGGGCAACCCTTCTTGCAAGCAGACGTATATCCCCATATAATGAACGCCATGGAACAGGTAACGACTCAACCCAAATTTCAAAATCTTCTGCGCTGGATGCTTCCCATCGCGGCAATGTTTGCCTTCGCGGCGTGGTTCTTTATCGCGCCTCCCGGTCTGCTCGGCAAGGCGGACGGCATCGGGTACGCGGTCTGTCATCGCATCAGCGAGCGCTCCTTCCACATCGGCGACCGTCAACTTCCATTGTGCGCGCGCTGCACCGGTGAATTCAACGCCGCGGCGATCTCGCTCATCTTCTTCGCGTTTGCCAGCGGGAAGAAAAGCGGATTTCCCGGTTGGAGGCTTGGCGCGCCGCTCATCCTTTTCTTCCTCGCCTTTGGGCTGGACGGATCGAACTCCTATCTGTATTTGCTCAAACAGACCTCCCCCGACGCCTTCAAAAATATTCCCAACCTGTATATCCCGAACGCCACACTGCGGCTCCTCACCGGCAGCGGCATGGGCATCGCGCTCGCTTCGATCCTCTTCCCCGCCTTCAATCAAACCGTTTGGAAAACCACAAGCCCCGAACGCGCGCTCGATTGGAAAAAACTCGCCATGCTGGTCGGCATTATCTTGTTGGTCGATCTGCTCATCCTCACCGACAGCCCGCTCGTTCTTTATCCTGTCGCCATCCTCAGCGCGCTCGGCGTCCTCACCCTGCTCACCATCGTCTTCACCATGACATGGCTGATGATCATGCGGCAGGAAAACGCGTTCCACCGACTCAACGAAATGTGGATGCCCTTCCTCGCCGGGCTGACTCTCGCCCTTTTGATGATCTCGGCAATTGACCTGCTCCGCTTCAACCTGACGGGGACCTGGGGAGGCATCCCTTTGGGTTGATCTACGCTTTTGGCTGACCAACGAGCGCTGGAGAGCGCTCTGCTACGCACATGGAATAGGAGAAATTTATGGAACTACTAACTGGAATCTTCACTGCTTTTGGGCTTTCGGCAAGCGCAGGATTGAACGCCTACATTCCCCTGCTCATCGTCGGGCTGGTGGCGCGTTATACGAATCTGCTCAACCTGAGTCAACCATGGGACACGCTGTCCAATCCATGGATCATCCTCATGCTTTGCGTCTTGGTCATCATCGAAATGCTGGCAGATAAAGTGCCGGCGGTCAACCACATCAACGACGTGATTCAAACCTTCATCCGCCCTACTGCGGGGGCGATCGCCTTCGCCGCGAGCGCAAACGTGGTGACGGATGTCAGTCCCGTGCTGGCATTGGCGGCGGGTCTGCTCGTGGCAGGGACGGTGCACGTCGCCAAGGCAGGCGCGCTCCGCCCAGCAGTGACAGCAACCACCGGCGGCGCGGGGAACGTCCCTGTGTCTATTGCGGAGGATATCATCTCCACCGTGCTGTCCATTGTCGCCATCATCCTGCCGATCCTCATCGGCACGCTGATCATCGTGGTCGGCGCGTTCATCATCTATTGGCTATACCGCCGCGCGAACCGCGTCACGACCTGATATAATGCAGGAAATCTTCCCAATCAGGAGACGCCATCATGGACCAAATGCCCGTCGAGCCGAAGAAAAATAACACCACAATCATCATCGCCGCAGTTGTCGTTGTGCTTTTGTGCTGTTGTTGTATCACCGTTGGTTTACTATACCAATACGGCGACCAAATCTTCGGCACATTCTAGACTGCTTCCACCAAATGACAAACCTCCGCATCACAGCGGAGGTTTGTCGTTTAAGAACACTTGCTTCAACTCGCCCAATCCGATCAGCGCGTTCTTTCTTAGATCATCGGTCAAGGCAAGCGCGTCAAATTCATCTTCATCCAAAACGGTTTGCCTCCCGTTCGCAGAAACCCACAGGTCCAACGCCAGATCAACGTACGAGACAACTCCATCTTCGATCACAGCGGGTTTGCCGATGTTGCAATACCAGCCTTTGATCTGCCCATCATCCCCGCCGTAGATGGCGAAGATGTTGTACCAACGGTCGGTGTAATAATATTCCACGAAGCGGTCGCCTTGTTTGAAGATCACATCTTGGAACGGCATATCGGCGCGGTCGAATAACGCCTCAAGCACAATGGATGTGTCGTCGCGGCGCAATTCGTCACCTTCGTATTCATACACCACCTCGCCTGCTGGATTCTTTTTCTGTACTTTGATCCGCAGGACTGCTTCGCTTGTTCTCATCCGAGACATTCTACCTTAACTCTCACCGAGACTTTCTTCCCGACTTTCGGCGCATCTTGCATGTAGACGTACAGTCCGTTATCGAGCGTGACTTTGTATTTATCTTGTTGGAAGACGACATCCGCGACAATGCCTGTCAAAACATTCGCTTCACTCCTGACCTCGAACGGTCTCGCCAATAACGAAACTTTTTCTCCCTTTGAATGTTTGTGCTTGCACTCAACAACAAACTCGCCCACCCCACTTTCCACTTTCCATTTTCCACTTTCTTTTCCCTCAATCACATTCCCCAACCCCAAAAATTCTGCCACATACGCGGACTGCGGATTCGCCCACACGTCGGCGGGAGTCCCTGCGCGGATGATGTTGCCTTCATGCAAAATCAAGACGCGGTCGGCGATGGCAAAGGCTTCCTCTTGATCGTGCGTGACGTAGATCGCGGGGACTTTTGTTTTTTGTAAAATCGTCTGCAACTCGTTCAACAATCCTTTACGCAGAGTCCTGTCCAATGCGCCGAGGGGTTCATCGAACATCAACAAGCGCGGACGAATCGCCAGCGCGCGCGCGAGGGCGACGCGTTGTTGTTCTCCGCCAGAGAGATCGTTTACGCTTCGTCCCCCGAAACCTTTGAGATTGACCAACTCCAACGAATTGGCTACGCGTTGGGTGATTTCATCCTGTCCCATGCGGCGCATTTTCAACCCGAAGGCGACATTGTCGTTGACGTTGAGGTGTGGGAACAAGGCGTAATCTTGGAAGACCAAGCCGAAGTCGCGGAGATGAGGCGGAGTCGAGGCGAGGTCGAGTCCGCCGAAGGAGATGAATCCCGAGTCGGGCGATTCGAGTCCAGCGATCATCCGCAAGAGTGTGGACTTGCCGCTCCCCGACGCGCCGAGGAGGCAGACCGTCTCCCCCTCCGCGACGGTGAAGGTGATGTTTTGGAGGAGGGGTTTGTTGTTGTAGGATTTGGTGATGGAGGTGAGGGTGAGCATGGGTACTTCGTATTTAGAAATCACTTGTGTATGGGAGGCGGAATTTTTCGATGATCAGAATGCTGACGGTGGTGAGCGCCATGAGGATGGTCGCCATCGCCATGGCTTGACCGTAATTCAGACCGCCAGGTTGCGAGAGGAAACGTTCGATGGCGACGGGGATGGTTGGGTACTCGGGGCGCGTGATTAGAAGGGTCGCGCCGAACTCGCCGAGGGAAATGGTGAACGCGAACGTGGCGGCGGCGAGGGTTGCGCGGCGGAGAATCGGGAGGTCAATATTTTTCCACACGTCGAGGGGCGACGCGCCTAGAGTTGAGGCGGCTTGACGTAATCTCTGCGGGATGGAGGCGATCGCGGGTTGCAGTGTGCGGATGACAAACGGCAACGCGACAAGTGTGTGCGCGAACGGGACAAGCCACGGCGAGGCAAGCCATCTGCCGTACGTGATGATGAATCCCAGCCCGAGCATCACGGCGGATGATCCAAGAGGGAGCATGATGAGGGGATCGAGGATCTTTTCGAGGCGCGTGGGATGCGCGAGCGCGAATGCGGCGGGAAAACCTAGGAGAATTGAGAGAATTGTTGTCGCAAGGGCATACGTGAGGGAATTGAGGATCGCTTGAAACGGGGGAACATAAAATACGGAGCCGCGACGGTTGATGAAAAGTTCTTTGTAATAGTCGGTGGTGAATCCGTATTGGACTTCGCCGCGTTGACCACGGTCCGCTTCGAGGCGGGTGAGGGAACGGAATGGGAGGGAGGCGAGAGGGAGTGCAAAGTAAACAGTGAGCAGTGAGCAGAGGGGGACGACGTAGAGTTTTTGTTTGAGGGATTTTGGTTTGAGGGGAGGTGTGGGGTGTGGGTTGTATTGCGTATTGCGTATTGCGTATTTGGAGTAGAGGATGGAGACGGTGAGGGTGCAGAGGAGTTGGATGATGGAGAGGAGCGCGGCGAGGGGCAGGTTGAATTGTCTGACGGCTTGGAAGTAGATCTCCGTTTCGAGGGTGGAGAGTCGCGAGTTGCCCAGGAGGAGAATCACGCCGAAGGATGTGAAGTCAAAGAGAAAGACGAGGAGCGAGGCGGCGAGGATGGAGGGACGAAGAAGGGGAAGAGTCACGTTGAGCCACACGCGGAGCGAGTCGGCGCCGAGGGTGCGGGCGGCTTGGTCAAGTTTGGGGTTGAGGTTGGAGAGCGCGGCGCCGACAATGCGGATGACGATGGTGGTGTTGTAAAAGAGGTGGGCGAGGAGGATGGCTATGAAAGGATGAAGGAGGAAGGATGAAGGATGAAAGAGAGAATTAGAGGATTGGAGAATTGTGTTGAGTAGTCCGCGCGAACCGAGGAGGGAGTTGAAGGAGGCGGCGACTACGACAGTTGGGAGGAGAAAGGGAACGGCGGTGAGAGCGCGAAGGAGAGTCTTGCCGCGGAAGTTGAAGCGGGCAAAGAGGATGGCGGAGGGGACGCCAAGGAGGAGCGTGAGGAGGGTGGAGAGGCTTGCTTGGTAGAAGGTGAAGAGTACTACGTGTTGCGTGTTGCGTAGGTTTTCGGGGGTGAATGTTGAAGGGGAGAATGTGAGTGCGAGGATTTTGGAGAGAGGAAAGAAGAAGGCGAGGGCGAGGAAAGTGAGCGGGAGGAGCCAGAGGGGTAAGGTAGACAGGTATACACGGAAACACGTATACAGGTAAACAAGGAAGCCCTGTTTACTTGTGTACGTGTCTACTTGTCTACGTGCGTACATATTATTTCAACACCACATTCGTCCACGCTTGAATCCATGCGTCGCGGTTGGCGGCGATACCGGCGGGAGATAGCGTGGCGGGTTGTGTCGGTTGTTGCGCATACTTGAGGAACGCTTCGGGAAGAACTGCATTTGGATTCACGGGATAGACGAACATTTGAAGCGGCATGTCTTCTTGAAATTGTTGGCTCAACATGAAGTCTACAAATTTTTCGGCGAGATCGCGGTTCTTCGTCCCTGTGAGGATGCCGACAAATTCGATCTGGCGGAAGCAGGTGTCTGGTCCGACCACGGAGGCGGTGGGGGCATCGTCCAGTGGAGTCTCGGCATAGACCACTTCCGCGGCGGGCGAGGAGGCGTACGAAACGACCATCGGTTGCGGTCCCTTGCCAGAGGAGCCGCTGAAGTTGGTGTAGTAGGCGGTCTCCCAACCGTCCACGACAACCACGCCGTTATCTTTCAGCGCCTGCCAATAGTCGGTGAACGAGTCGCCGTAGTGGGCAACGGTGGCAAGCAGGAAGGCGAGTCCCGTTGACGAGGTGGCGGGATTTTCAACAACGAGCAAACCGTTGTATTCGGGCTTAGTCAACTCTTCGAGGCTTTGCGGCACTGCCAAATTATTTTCGGCAAAATATTTTTTGTCGTAATTTATGCAGACATCGCCATAATCCACAGGAGTGGCGCGGTTCGAGGAGTCGAGTTTGAATT from Candidatus Defluviilinea gracilis carries:
- a CDS encoding DUF2085 domain-containing protein, coding for MEQVTTQPKFQNLLRWMLPIAAMFAFAAWFFIAPPGLLGKADGIGYAVCHRISERSFHIGDRQLPLCARCTGEFNAAAISLIFFAFASGKKSGFPGWRLGAPLILFFLAFGLDGSNSYLYLLKQTSPDAFKNIPNLYIPNATLRLLTGSGMGIALASILFPAFNQTVWKTTSPERALDWKKLAMLVGIILLVDLLILTDSPLVLYPVAILSALGVLTLLTIVFTMTWLMIMRQENAFHRLNEMWMPFLAGLTLALLMISAIDLLRFNLTGTWGGIPLG
- a CDS encoding DUF4126 domain-containing protein, whose protein sequence is MELLTGIFTAFGLSASAGLNAYIPLLIVGLVARYTNLLNLSQPWDTLSNPWIILMLCVLVIIEMLADKVPAVNHINDVIQTFIRPTAGAIAFAASANVVTDVSPVLALAAGLLVAGTVHVAKAGALRPAVTATTGGAGNVPVSIAEDIISTVLSIVAIILPILIGTLIIVVGAFIIYWLYRRANRVTT
- a CDS encoding DUF402 domain-containing protein, producing the protein MRTSEAVLRIKVQKKNPAGEVVYEYEGDELRRDDTSIVLEALFDRADMPFQDVIFKQGDRFVEYYYTDRWYNIFAIYGGDDGQIKGWYCNIGKPAVIEDGVVSYVDLALDLWVSANGRQTVLDEDEFDALALTDDLRKNALIGLGELKQVFLNDKPPL
- a CDS encoding ABC transporter ATP-binding protein, producing the protein MLTLTSITKSYNNKPLLQNITFTVAEGETVCLLGASGSGKSTLLRMIAGLESPDSGFISFGGLDLASTPPHLRDFGLVFQDYALFPHLNVNDNVAFGLKMRRMGQDEITQRVANSLELVNLKGFGGRSVNDLSGGEQQRVALARALAIRPRLLMFDEPLGALDRTLRKGLLNELQTILQKTKVPAIYVTHDQEEAFAIADRVLILHEGNIIRAGTPADVWANPQSAYVAEFLGLGNVIEGKESGKWKVESGVGEFVVECKHKHSKGEKVSLLARPFEVRSEANVLTGIVADVVFQQDKYKVTLDNGLYVYMQDAPKVGKKVSVRVKVECLG
- a CDS encoding iron ABC transporter permease, encoding MYARRQVDTYTSKQGFLVYLYTCFRVYLSTLPLWLLPLTFLALAFFFPLSKILALTFSPSTFTPENLRNTQHVVLFTFYQASLSTLLTLLLGVPSAILFARFNFRGKTLLRALTAVPFLLPTVVVAASFNSLLGSRGLLNTILQSSNSLFHPSSFLLHPFIAILLAHLFYNTTIVIRIVGAALSNLNPKLDQAARTLGADSLRVWLNVTLPLLRPSILAASLLVFLFDFTSFGVILLLGNSRLSTLETEIYFQAVRQFNLPLAALLSIIQLLCTLTVSILYSKYAIRNTQYNPHPTPPLKPKSLKQKLYVVPLCSLLTVYFALPLASLPFRSLTRLEADRGQRGEVQYGFTTDYYKELFINRRGSVFYVPPFQAILNSLTYALATTILSILLGFPAAFALAHPTRLEKILDPLIMLPLGSSAVMLGLGFIITYGRWLASPWLVPFAHTLVALPFVIRTLQPAIASIPQRLRQAASTLGASPLDVWKNIDLPILRRATLAAATFAFTISLGEFGATLLITRPEYPTIPVAIERFLSQPGGLNYGQAMAMATILMALTTVSILIIEKFRLPYTSDF
- a CDS encoding thiamine ABC transporter substrate-binding protein, yielding MKHLHFLLSSFLFLLASCTPPSPATLTIMTHDSFAVSEDVVKAFEDANNVKIIFLPSGDAGSMLNKAILTKDAPLADVMFGVDNTFLSRALDEDIFEPYVSPELQNVTDEFKLDSSNRATPVDYGDVCINYDKKYFAENNLAVPQSLEELTKPEYNGLLVVENPATSSTGLAFLLATVAHYGDSFTDYWQALKDNGVVVVDGWETAYYTNFSGSSGKGPQPMVVSYASSPAAEVVYAETPLDDAPTASVVGPDTCFRQIEFVGILTGTKNRDLAEKFVDFMLSQQFQEDMPLQMFVYPVNPNAVLPEAFLKYAQQPTQPATLSPAGIAANRDAWIQAWTNVVLK